One region of Flavobacterium pisciphilum genomic DNA includes:
- a CDS encoding glycoside hydrolase family 3 C-terminal domain-containing protein — MFRNIKAVVVLLLLGTFGMNAQNKVPVYLDDKKPIQERVEDALARMTVEEKVAMVHAQSKFSSPGVPRLGIPDFWMTDGPHGIRPEVLWDEWDQAGWTNDSCIAFPALTALAATWNKEMSSLYGKSIGEEARYRNKTVLLGPGVNIYRSPLNGRNFEYMGEDPFLASKMVVPYIKGVQQNGVAACVKHFALNNQETNRHTVNVNVDDRALYEIYLPAFKAAVQEGDAWTIMGSYNKYKGQPNCHNEFLLNDILRGEWGFKGAVVADWGGVSDTRQAITNGLDMEFGTWTNGLSAGTSNAYDNYYLAKPYLDLIKSGQVGTKELDQKVRNILRLAFLTNMDKNRPYGSFGTEEHGLAGRKIAEEGIVLLQNKNSILPINLNKTKKIAVIGENAIKMMTVGGGSSSLKAKYEISPLDGLKKRVGTQAEVIYARGYIGDAESSYNGVASGQDLSEKRSAEQLLAEAIDVAKKADVVLFIGGLNKSNYQDAEGVDRLSLDLPYNQDKIVTELLKANKNLVFINISGNAVAMPWVNEVPGIVQGWFLGSETGNALASVLVGDTNPSGKLPFTFPVKLKDNGAHALGEFPGKEEVTYNESIFVGYRWADKQKVKPLFSFGHGLSYTTFQYGKVTADAKTITAADKITFTVKVKNTGTKDGSEIVQLYISDLKSSLPRPIKELKGFDKVSLKAGEEKTVSITVDKAALSFFDPVKHDWVAEPGDFEALIGASSTDIKTKVKFTLK; from the coding sequence ATGTTTAGAAACATTAAAGCAGTTGTTGTTTTGCTTTTATTAGGTACATTCGGAATGAATGCACAAAATAAAGTGCCCGTTTATCTAGATGATAAAAAGCCAATTCAAGAACGTGTCGAAGATGCACTTGCACGAATGACAGTAGAAGAAAAAGTGGCAATGGTCCATGCACAATCTAAATTTAGTTCACCTGGAGTACCACGTTTAGGAATTCCTGATTTCTGGATGACAGATGGTCCTCATGGTATCCGCCCAGAAGTGTTATGGGATGAATGGGATCAAGCAGGATGGACAAATGATTCATGTATTGCTTTTCCAGCGCTTACAGCTCTTGCGGCAACTTGGAACAAAGAAATGTCTTCACTATATGGTAAATCAATAGGAGAGGAAGCACGTTACCGTAATAAAACAGTTTTATTAGGACCAGGTGTAAATATTTATAGATCACCACTTAATGGACGTAACTTTGAGTATATGGGTGAAGATCCATTTTTGGCTTCAAAGATGGTTGTGCCTTATATCAAAGGAGTGCAGCAAAATGGTGTAGCAGCTTGTGTAAAACATTTTGCATTGAATAACCAAGAAACAAACCGCCATACAGTGAATGTAAATGTAGATGATCGTGCATTGTACGAAATATATTTACCAGCATTTAAAGCAGCTGTTCAAGAAGGAGATGCTTGGACTATAATGGGGTCTTATAATAAATACAAAGGACAGCCTAACTGTCATAACGAGTTTTTATTAAATGATATTCTTCGTGGAGAATGGGGATTTAAAGGTGCTGTTGTTGCCGATTGGGGTGGTGTTAGTGATACACGTCAAGCAATTACTAATGGGCTAGACATGGAATTTGGAACTTGGACTAATGGTTTATCTGCAGGAACAAGTAATGCTTATGACAATTATTATTTAGCAAAACCATATTTGGATTTAATTAAATCTGGACAAGTAGGGACTAAAGAATTAGATCAAAAAGTACGTAATATACTTCGATTAGCATTCCTTACTAACATGGATAAAAACAGACCGTATGGTTCGTTTGGTACAGAAGAGCATGGTCTTGCAGGTCGTAAAATTGCTGAAGAAGGAATCGTTTTGTTGCAAAACAAAAATAGCATATTGCCAATTAATCTTAACAAAACTAAGAAAATTGCAGTTATTGGAGAAAATGCAATCAAGATGATGACAGTAGGTGGTGGTAGTTCATCATTAAAAGCAAAATATGAGATTTCGCCATTAGATGGTTTAAAGAAAAGAGTAGGTACACAAGCAGAGGTTATCTATGCTCGTGGTTATATAGGTGATGCAGAAAGCAGCTATAATGGTGTTGCATCTGGACAAGATTTATCAGAAAAACGTTCGGCTGAACAATTATTAGCAGAAGCTATAGATGTTGCTAAAAAAGCAGATGTAGTTTTATTTATCGGAGGATTAAACAAAAGTAATTATCAAGATGCAGAAGGAGTAGACCGTTTAAGTTTAGACCTTCCGTACAATCAAGATAAAATTGTAACAGAATTACTTAAAGCGAATAAAAATCTTGTATTCATAAATATCTCTGGAAACGCAGTAGCTATGCCATGGGTTAATGAAGTGCCAGGAATTGTACAAGGATGGTTTTTAGGATCTGAGACAGGAAATGCTCTAGCTTCAGTTTTAGTTGGAGATACAAACCCTTCTGGAAAATTACCATTTACTTTCCCTGTAAAATTAAAAGATAACGGAGCGCATGCTTTGGGAGAATTTCCAGGAAAAGAAGAGGTTACTTATAACGAAAGTATTTTTGTAGGTTACCGTTGGGCAGATAAGCAAAAAGTAAAACCATTGTTCAGCTTCGGACATGGATTAAGCTATACAACTTTCCAATACGGTAAAGTTACTGCTGATGCAAAAACAATAACTGCTGCTGATAAAATTACATTTACTGTAAAAGTTAAAAATACAGGAACTAAAGACGGTTCAGAAATAGTTCAGTTATACATAAGCGATTTAAAATCTTCTTTACCACGTCCGATTAAAGAATTGAAAGGATTTGATAAAGTAAGTCTGAAAGCTGGAGAAGAAAAAACAGTTTCAATAACAGTTGACAAAGCAGCTTTAAGCTTTTTTGACCCTGTTAAGCATGACTGGGTTGCCGAACCGGGTGACTTTGAGGCACTAATTGGAGCTTCTTCTACAGATATTAAAACGAAAGTGAAATTTACTTTAAAATAG
- a CDS encoding DUF6377 domain-containing protein — protein sequence MKTVFKNTFLLLFLVIICYPAYAGNRVDSVFVKLNQALKNKQKYVDLKEERIANFKKIKSTDLSDYQEYNYNKSLYKEYQKFNSDSAILYVKKNLKIAKELHKKDLEETAQLQLANLYSSSGRYRESEEILKSINKKLLSPQLLPDYYEGYREFFSHYSTNSYNPMYVEQVIKYRDSLLGILDPQSLKYKINLAEKNIAEGQIDRTEKELVQLLKETKENNPQYAMIAYLLGSINKKKENLELKKTYFAISATADLKNSIKDNASIQELALVYYKLGDVDTAYKLTKSAIEDAIFCNVQFRTLQMSELYSIINTAYLDKEAKSKSQLQLYLILISVLSGFLVLAVIYVYKQMKRVSRIKEELSKTSEELVKLNADISKTNNQLQERNAQLSESNHIKEEYIAHFFSLCSTYINKLENYRITLNKKATAKQFDELYKILKSNTLVDNELEELYKNFDTIFLNLYPTFVKDFNSLLISEEQIVLKQGELLNTELRIFALIRLGINDSVKIAAFLRYSLSTIYNYRTRARNKAAVSRNEFEEMVVKIGLIAVKAQ from the coding sequence ATACTTTTTTACTTCTTTTCCTAGTTATTATATGCTATCCTGCTTATGCTGGGAACAGGGTCGATTCGGTATTTGTAAAACTAAATCAGGCGTTGAAAAACAAACAGAAATACGTAGATTTAAAAGAAGAGCGAATTGCTAATTTTAAAAAGATAAAGTCTACTGATTTATCTGATTATCAAGAGTACAATTATAACAAAAGTTTATACAAAGAATACCAAAAATTCAATTCAGATTCGGCCATCTTATATGTCAAAAAGAATCTAAAGATTGCTAAGGAATTGCATAAAAAAGATTTAGAAGAAACAGCTCAATTGCAGTTAGCAAATCTTTATTCTTCATCAGGAAGATATCGTGAGTCTGAAGAAATCTTAAAAAGCATAAATAAGAAGTTATTATCACCGCAATTACTTCCAGATTACTATGAAGGATACCGTGAGTTTTTCTCGCATTATTCTACCAATAGTTATAATCCGATGTATGTAGAGCAGGTTATAAAATATCGTGATTCATTATTAGGAATATTAGACCCTCAATCGCTGAAGTACAAAATTAATCTAGCAGAAAAGAATATTGCTGAAGGACAAATTGATCGTACTGAGAAAGAGTTGGTACAATTACTAAAAGAAACAAAAGAGAACAATCCGCAGTATGCTATGATTGCTTATCTTTTGGGAAGTATTAATAAAAAGAAAGAGAATTTAGAATTAAAAAAGACCTATTTCGCTATATCAGCAACAGCAGATTTAAAAAACTCAATAAAAGATAATGCCTCAATTCAAGAGTTGGCTTTGGTTTATTACAAATTAGGTGATGTAGATACTGCTTATAAATTGACAAAATCGGCTATTGAAGATGCTATTTTTTGTAATGTACAATTCCGTACGCTTCAAATGTCAGAACTATATTCGATTATCAATACCGCTTATTTAGACAAAGAGGCTAAAAGTAAAAGCCAGTTGCAATTGTATTTGATATTAATAAGTGTACTTTCAGGGTTTCTTGTGTTGGCAGTGATTTATGTTTATAAGCAGATGAAGAGAGTTTCCAGAATAAAAGAAGAGCTTTCGAAAACAAGTGAAGAACTAGTAAAATTAAATGCTGACATTAGTAAAACAAACAATCAGCTACAAGAAAGAAACGCTCAATTATCAGAGTCCAATCATATTAAAGAGGAGTATATTGCTCATTTCTTTAGCTTATGTTCTACTTACATCAATAAGCTCGAAAATTACCGCATTACATTAAATAAGAAAGCTACAGCCAAACAGTTTGATGAATTGTATAAGATTCTAAAATCAAATACTTTGGTTGATAATGAACTAGAAGAGTTGTACAAGAATTTTGATACCATTTTTCTAAATCTGTATCCTACTTTCGTAAAAGATTTTAATTCATTGCTTATTAGCGAAGAACAAATCGTACTTAAACAAGGAGAATTATTAAATACTGAACTGCGAATTTTTGCTTTAATACGACTTGGTATTAACGATAGTGTAAAAATTGCAGCTTTTCTTCGTTACTCTTTAAGTACTATTTACAATTATCGCACACGAGCTAGAAATAAGGCGGCTGTTTCTCGTAATGAATTTGAAGAAATGGTTGTTAAAATCGGTTTAATTGCGGTAAAAGCTCAATAA